The sequence below is a genomic window from Cucumis melo cultivar AY chromosome 5, USDA_Cmelo_AY_1.0, whole genome shotgun sequence.
AAACAATGTGTTTTACACATCGCGATTTAATGAATGTTATGACTTGGTGTTTATAAAAATGGGTTTCAACTTCCTGTTTTCAATTACACTTAAACGACTTGTTTGTTCATCACGATTGTAATAATGTGCATGGCTTGAACTTTTTAAAATcgtatttgaaatttttattataCTTGGTTTTGAAATATGGTTAACGGATGCTTATGGTGAATGAGAAAGTGATTTTCCTAAGCTACGTGAGTGTGTTTCCGTAGCGCCACCTAAGGTTGTCAGGGGATTCCGGGGTTGAAAGAGGCTATGACCGAAGATCCACgaacctgagcctaggtgaggacGTGGATGGAagattgtgatatggcttcatgcctagcttaacccatggttgggtggctctatgtgcacataggagcggtatgttgttaccgtggtaggtgctaaatatgcgtgagctccgtttggcagcgtgtttccttgtggatatggatcacgtgtgagctatttcgggccgtgtatttagtatgctatcatggtcggattggatggaggttgctaTCGTGGTATgtgctaagtatgcgtgagctccgtTTGGCTTCGTGTTTCTTTGTTGATTTGGAGCACGCGTGAGCTATCCTTGGGTCGTATGCTTAGTATACTATCATGGTTGGGATGGATTGGTTGGATcggattggatggaggttgttaTCGTGGCAGGTACTAAATATacgtgagctagttttggctGCATGATTCATTGGTCATGTGTGAGCTATCTTTCGTCGTATATTTAGTCGCCTTGCCATGGTTGACTGGGTACAGGTTTGTTGGCCTTACTTTTGGTTTATGGTAATATATGATTTTATCGTTGTAATTATTATTTCGTTATTGAGGTTATATTTAAACGGTTTAAAGATATGTTTTATAAGCTTTTACTTTTAAAACTTGCCACTCATTGAGATTTAGCCaacattttcaatgttttctccccCTTCCTCAGGTAGCAGTCAAGGACCAAGCATTGGTTAAGCTTCCCGTCATTGATCGTAGATTTTCATTCTTTTCGTATGTTTTTACTTCAAGTTTGTATTTGTATAATGGGGTGCTTATAAGTAATAAGGGTCACGCCAAGGTCATGTGTTTTTAGACACTTTTGAACTGTAATTATTTCTTGGCTGGTATCTAGTTTGATCATGAGCTCTGCCTGAAACTCTAAATGAGATTCTTAAATTTTCTGGATGATTatgtggtgagacacactcgATGTATTTGAGTTTTTAACAAGCATAGAAGTGtgattttcttctattttcaggTGTGGTTAATCCGTTTTTCAGGGGAGACTCTGtcgaattttttttagaatttttggaaagcATTTTATCAATCTTACGTTTAAAGAGGATTGTTTTAAGGAGTAGATTCACACAacgatctaggttagagggGAAAATTTAGAACAAGGTGTGACATCGATGCAGAGCTCTAAGTCTTGACTGCAAAGATTGACTCACCGAACTGTCGGCTGTAGAAATatgcacccaaggcatgcattggggactcctctacattctacaaggaataaagccacgcacatttgaagagttagcaactcACGCTCATGATATGGAATTAAGCATCGCCAACAGAGGGACTAAGGATTTTCCAGTTCTTgaagtaagaaaagataagaaggaGACGAAGGGTACTGAAAAGGTAGTGATGAGCACCGTGAAGAATCTATGGTCGTAAACGCGACTCCACTGaagttctctaaaagaaaagaagggagaGCTGAAAAGAAGGATGATGGAAGCGAGAGACGACATCTGACTTTAAAGAAAGATAGGAAAACGTTTTCCCATTTTTCAATTCAGATATTGCTGACATGCTAGAGCAACTACTGGAGAAGCAGCTGATCCAACTACCGGAATGTAAGCGACTTGAGCAAACAAGAAAGGTGGATGATCTCacctactgcaagtatcatcgggtcatcagTCACCTAGTAGAGAAATGTTTTgtgttgaaagagctaattctaagGTTAGCTCGTGAGAAAAAGATTAAGCTAGACCTAGAGGAGGTAGCTCAAAAAAACCATGCTGCAGTAACGATAATGTTAGAGGCACTTTCGCTAAGATTGATTTTTAAACAAAGGGAAAGCTTGATCCAGTTCGGGACCTTCAAGCCTATAGTGGTCCAATTCCATCAGGAAGTTCCACCCAAGGAttctcaagaaaaagaaaaatcgatcgaagaagatgatgaaggaTGGATCGTTGTGACTCACTGAACGAAAAGAAAGTCGACTTCGACCTAAAAAGAGTCTCGCTTCTACATAAATTATAGAAGAGGGAATAAGGCTCaaaagaataggaaaaagaagaagactcgAAAGCCTAAGCTTGTGCACGAGGAAGACAAGGATTTCCCTCAACCTCAGTGCTTAGTAACCTTGGCAGACTTCTCTCCAACAAGATTCCTTTGTGATCATAAGGATGAAAATCCAGGAGTTGTTGTATGTCATGCTATTAATGCAATGAAGGAAGAAAGCATCCCGCCAAGATTACTAGAGGAGAAGGGAGTGTCAAAAGACCTATCGAGGTTCAATGTGGATTATTTTTTatcacttcctcaagaaaccGAAACCATCCTTATTAATGCATTATTGAATCCAGCAGCATCAAGTTCTAGTGCTCCAACTGCGACATACGAGAGTACTCTTTATTCCATGTGTATAGACTTCTCAGATGAGGATTTACTGTTGGGATATAAACTTCATAATAGACTCTTGTATGTTTTTTGATATGTTCGAGAACAGAGAGTCGATCGAATTCTCATCAATAATGGATCAGTTGTGAACATAATGCCAAAGTCGACTATGAGGCAATTAGACATCTTAATGGACAAACTCTCAAATAGTAAACTAGTAATTCAAGGTTTCAACCAGGGCAGCTAAAGAGTAATAGGTATGATACGCTTAGAACTCATAATTGGTGACCTAAAGGCTAGTGCATTGTTTCATGTTATAGACTCGAGAACCACTTATAAGTTGTTACTCGGTCGTCCTTGGATTCATGGAAATGGAGTAGTAACTTTGACAATGCATCagtgctttaaattttatcaagacAGTGTAAAGAAGGTTGAGGCCGACTCTAACCCGTTCTCAGAGGTTGAGTCTCACTTTGCAGATGCaaagttttatttaaagaatgaCAATAGCCCAAAAGCCATGCCTATAGAAATTCCTTTtgtaaacagaaaagataattTACAGTTGAAATCACTTGCAAGCAGGGAACCACATAAAAGTACAGGAACCTTTAACTTTGAAAAGGGTGAGGCATCCACGAGCATCACAAAAAGTATGATCTTGATGGACGAAACCACCGATTTTGCACTATGTCCCTCTGTCGAGATGCAAGAAAGGCGAATCACCATTTGTAGAGTCCCCACAAGGCTTGAAAGTTGGTGATATTGAAGTCCTAAAAGAAAGCTTCACTACACCGCTTACCAAAATAACTAAGTAAGAAATAAAGATAGACCTGATGGAAGCAAGCTTGCCTCAAAGGCAGACGAAAGATGGGTTCAACCCCAAGGCTTACAAATTAATGGCGAAAGGAGGTTATGACTTCACAACTCACACCAagtttaaaagcttgaaaattcACGAACAATCTGAACTCTTCTCAATCCAAAAGAAGCTGTTACAGGAAGGACATTCTATACCCGTGTCAAGAAAAGGACTCGAATACAAGTCACTAGAGCCAATTCATATAACTAGAAAGGGGAAGGAAAAAGTGGTTGACAGCAACATATAACTGTAGAGAAGGTTGAtagtatggaagaaaaagaaggtgacAGTTAGAGAACCTCAGCATTTGATCGAATTAGACCGCATGTTGCACACGACCCAGTATTTGAAAGACTAAGCATGATAGAGATAGAAAGAAAAGGCCACCAGTCAACATCTAGCCTTAACCAACGATTGGTCTTTCAAAGGCTAACTACGACCTTTAAAAAGGAGAAAGACACATGTCAGGCCTCGACGACTACATGACCATCAACCTTTGAAAGGCTAAGCAtggctaaaaagaaaaatgtacaaACACCCCGTGCTTCAATTTTTAATCATATTGGGGATGGAGGCCCACGTGTCAAGACTGGTTCTAGCATAGATACAAAGAAGAAGGAACCAACATCTCGCGTGTTAGTTTGGCACCGAATTAAGCATACAGACATCGATAATTACCATGGTAAGTAGTTTCCTTGTGAGgtaaagggagagagagaaattcgTAGCAATGTACTGTcccgaatgaaaagaaaattttttgtTACACTTAATACAAGTCAAGGTTCCTCGAAGGTGAAAAGACATGATGTTATACTAACTAATCCTAAAAAAGAAGACTCATAACAAGAAAAAGGTGAAACCTCATGTCATCATATCACCATTCTTGAGTAATTAGAGATTGAAACCCCTGAAGAAGACACGAAAGATGCCCCCACAGAGTTTAGAGGATGGTGGCTAATCTACCATAGATGAGCTGAAAGAGGTAAACCTTGGTACAATAGAGGAACCATGTCCAACTTTCATTAGTACATCTCTCTCTAGTGAAGAGGAGGGTAAGTACATGAGTTTGCTCACAGAGTATAAGGATACTTAGATTTTTCTTGGTTATACAAGGAGATGCCAGGACTTGATCCAAAAGTAGTAGTCCATCATCTCGCAATTAAACCAGGGTATCGATCGATTAAGCAAGCGCAACGACGTTTTCGACTAGAGTTTATTCCTCAGATCGAGGttgaagtcaacaagttgattgAAGCAGGATTCATTCGCGAGGTCAAATATCCAACCTGGATAGTAAACATTGTCCCTGTAAAAAAAACGGGTAGCTTCGCGTTTGTGTAGACTTTCGTGACCTGAATAATGCATGCCCTAAAGATGATTTTCCTCTGTCCATCACATAAATCATGGTTGATGCAACTACTAGACACGAGGCGCTGTCCTTTATGGATGTGAGTCATCTGGATATAACCAAATACGAATGACtcttgaagatgaagaaatgacAGCTTTTAGGACTCCAAAGGGAATATATTGTTACAAGGTGATGCCCTTTGGATTGAAAAATGTTAGCGCCACTTATCACCGTGCTATACAAAAAGTGTTTGACGATATGCTACATAAGTATGTCGAGTGCTCTGTTAATGACCTTGTGGTCAAATCTAAGAGACGATAAGACCATTTGAAGGATCTAAAAGTTGTGTTGGATCGCTTGCGAAAATATCAGCTGAGGATGAACGCCCTCTCAAATATGCATTCGATGTAACTTCAAGAAAGTTTCTTGACTTCATTGTAAGGCACTGAGGAATTGAGATATACCAGTCCAAGATTGATGCCACTTAGAAGATGTCAAGGCCAAAGAGTTTGCATGACCTAAGAAGTCTTCAGGGACGATTGGCTTACATTCGAAGGTGCATCTCCAACATGGCCGATCGGTACCAATcttttcaaaagttgatgagAAAAGTAGAAATTTTTGTGCAGGATGAGACTTGTCAGAATGCttttgatagcataaagaaaTACCTGCTTTATCCTCCAGTATTAGAAGCTTCAGTACCTGGCAAGCCATTAATATTGTACATTACTGCACAGGAAAGGTCTCTAGGCGCATTGTTTGCACAAGAGGAGGAGAAGGGAAAGAAACGTGCTCTCTACTATTTAAACAGAACCTTAGTTGGGGTCGAAGTTAACTATTCTCCCATTGAGAAAATGTGTCTTGCACTTTTCTTTGCTATTGATAAGTTGAGCCATTATATGCAGGTGTTTACAGTTCATCTAATAGCAAAGGCGGACCCTATAAAGTATGTTTTGTCTAGGCCAATTATCTCTGGTTGCTTAGCCAAATAGGCAGTTCTACTCCAGCAATACGACATTGTCTATATTCTCCAAAACGCGAGAAAATGACAAGTGTTGGTAGACTTTCTAGTAGGCCACCCAATTTCTTCATATTGGAAGTTATGTGAAGACTTGCCAAACGATGAAATTTTCTTCACGGAAGTTATTGAACTTTGGACTATGTATTTTGATGGCGCGACACGGAAAAGTGACGCGGGGGCAAACATCATCCTCATTTCTCCTGATAAACATATGTTGCCTTGTAGCTTTTCACTTGCTGAACTATGCTCAAACAATGTGGTTGAATATCAGACTTTGATAATTGGCCTTCAAATGGCATTAGAGATCGAagtatcattcaaaaaaatgtACGATGATTCAAAGTTGATAATCAATCAGCTCTCGCTTAAGTATGATGTGAAACATGAAGACTTGAAGTCATACTTCGCTTATGGTCAACAATTGATGGAAATGTTTGACAGTGTGATGTTGGACCATGTCCCTAgaacagaaaataagagaacAGACACATTGGAAAATTTGGCCACTACCTTGACGATGGTGGATGACGTAGTTCTGAATATACCACTTTGTCAATGATGGATTATGCCTCCAATTTTGTCTGATTGTCAATAAGCGAACATAACAACATCTCATTTGATGGACGAAGAAGTTTGGCGTTAACCTATTATAGAGTATCTTGAACATGGAATGCTTCCAAAGGATTCTCATCATAAAATTAAGGTACGAAGAAGGGCTGCACACTTCATTTATTACAAGGGAACCTTATATTGTCGTTCTCTTGAAGGGCTCTTCCTACAATGTCTTGGAAATGAAGAGTCAATAAAAGCTCTAAAGGAAGCGCATGCAGGTGTCTGTGGAGCACATCAATCGGGACTAAAGCTTCAATTTCAGTTGAGAAGAATATGTTATTATTGGCTTAAGATGATTCAAGATTCAATGGACTATGCAAAGGAGTGTGAAGCTTGTCAATACCATGCAAACTTCATACATCAACCTCTAGAGCCTCTACATCCAACTGTGGCTTCTTGGTCGTTCGAGGCTTGGAGACTTGATCTGGTTGGCCCTATTACACCAAAATCATCAGCAGGACATTCTTATATCCTTCCAGCAACAGATTATTTTTCAAAGTGGGCTGAGGTCATTCCCTTGAGAGAGGCCAAGAAAGAGAATGTGGCGAACTTCATTCGTATCCACATCATTTATCGATATGATATTCCTCACCAGATCGTGATAGATAATGGAAGGTAATTCTCTAATAACATGATAGACAAATTATGtgaaaaattcaagttcaagcAATACAAGTCATCTATGTACAATGCAGCTGCGAATGGCCTAGCAGAAGCATTCAATAAAACGTTATGTAATCTTCTGAAGAAATTGTCTCTAGGTCGAAGATGGATTGGCAAGAAAGAATCGATCAAGCATTGTGGTTTTATCGAACCACTCATCGCACTCCTACAGGGATTACACCATATTCGCTTGTTTACAATGTAAAGGTTGTCCTTTCCCTCGAAAGAGAAATCCCATCATTAAGAATGGCAGTGCAAGAGGGGTTGACTACTGAAGACAATGTCAAGTTACGTCTTCAAGAGTTAGGCTCACTTGATGAAAAGCGATTAGAAGCTCAGCAAGCATTGGAATGTTACCAAGTGAGAATGTTTAAAGCTTTTGATAAGTACGTTAAACCTCGCTCCTTTCAGATTGGTGATTTAGGACTTGTTGTAAGAAGACCGATCATCACAACGAGGCATACATGaaataagttcacacctaaatgAGATGGACCTTACATTGTCAAAAAAGTTTACACAAATGGCGCATACAAGATTGTTGATCAAGGTGGATTAAAAATTGGCCCAATCAACGACAAGTTCCTCAAGAAATTTTATGCTTAACGTTATTGTCtagtaaaaaaaacaaatcaattgaattacgttatgacttgatccctatgttataaaaagggtaAGTAGGCAGCTTAAGgttcactttaagttcagtcacacgtaaaaaaaaaaaaaaaaacaatcatgtttcattgtcatctcatatataaattgcaaaataaatataaatgtagccacactagaataaaaaaaatcttttgcattatcattcaacaaatttttttttatacatttaCAAGGATTGCAACAAAAGAAAATGGGGCAAATGAGGCATAAATCAAAGCTTCCATGCTCCTGGGAACCGTAGCCAGTGCCTCAATCACTTCTTCAGTAATAACAGGGTGCTTTCAAGGGTGTTAACTTCATCTTGGAGCTTGGCAACTTCTAGTTCTTGCTGGTTTATGGCCTCTTCTTTCTCACAAGATAAGATCGACAGTTGTTCAGACTCAACATTTATCCTCTAAAGTCTTCTTTTCAGTTCCTTCTTTTCTAAAGATAACTGCGTGGCTCTTTCTTGAATAACTTTGGCATCCCCTCGTACTTGTTCCATCAAAGTTAAAGCTTCCTTGATGGCAGATGTCCTCTCGTCTAATTGACGAGCTTTATCTGTTGACAACAACTGtgcaaaatatgaaaattacaCATCGTTGAAATTGTCCCTCTTAAGATAGCTATTTAAATACTCTTCAAGAGGAATCAAGCCATCTGCATGGATCTTTTCAATCTCCGAGAGAACCGTTACTATTTCTAGCCTAAGTCTTGGGATATATTCAAAAGAAGTTCACATGATCTTATATTGAATATCCTCCAACATATATAAGGCTGTTTTcttgaagaagtttgaaacaATATTTTCATCAACTCACTGAGAAGGTTTAGGGTTTCTCGTAGTCTGTCTATTAGAAGTGTCTAAAAACGATTCAGAAAACTTAAGGGGAGCAGGTGTCGAGCTGACCTTCTGTAAGGGTGCTTTAGGACAGGCATCTCCTTTGGATGAAGGACTCCCAATGTCTTTTCCTACCACTATCATCTTGCCTCGACGAATCTCCTCGAGAAGAGTAGATGGACGTAAGGACTGTTTGGCTGGTTTAGAGGCAGGAGTCTTCGAGGTACCAACTTTCTCAATGGTCGAATCAACTGCTCTATAAGGCCTTCAAGATGATGGTTCAAAGGTGACTGCAGAAGTAAACAATTAATAAGTCatttgtgaagaagatgaacaaaaaaaaatttaagaaaggaaaatgtgcaaaccagtggtggaacatcagggactcccaaagCACTTGAAACCCTTCCGTCGAGATCATCACTTGATACCTTCGCTTTCTTCAAAGGTCTCTTCCAATGACGATCACTTTTGATGCTTTCACTCTCATCTTTATGCTCCTTTATCTCCTCCTCGAGAGCAGCATCCATCGCCTCAACCAAGTAAATTTCTTTATCATTCAAGTTGCTCCCTCGGTTCTTAGACAGTTTGGGTTGTGAAAGGGGAGGAATGACACTACTCACCAAATGGTGTCTGTTATCCTCAAAATAGGTATCGTGCCTCGAGGCCCACCAGCCTATAAATTTTTGTGTCACATGCTTGCAAGGCTCTAACGAATGGACGGACAAGTATAACTCAGATAAAGTGTTACGCCTCGTACATATTCTCCAGTGATATAATatcactagtacaaatttgggttttaacgacactagtaatcaaaatattgtgtcgttaaaaataaaaaaagggtgGGGTGAAAGtaaatgtgtcgttaaaaatgaCAAATGCGAAATTTTTTATGACACGGTTTTTGCgtcattatttaatttttcttgatatAAATTTTGCGTTGTAAGAATAAACTCCAGCAATTTTTTTGATCTAATGGAAGGGTAATCTTCTAAAGGTTAGAGGTCGTAGATAtaatattttgtcatttatttattatttatttatttgcttttttattttatttatctactttattttgaaagtggatttgaatttgaatttaaccatttgtttttttaaaacaaaaaaatgaatatcacaTCTCCTTCGTActtattttccctcaactcaccGAATTTTCTCTCCTAAGATTTTTTTCCTCTGCCTCTTCAGACTCTTCCACCTCCTCCACTCTTAAAACATGGTACTGCTCTCTCTGTCctataaaaacatataaaaacaaaggagaaTTTCTTTTTGAGAGGGTATGTTAGattgagatcaattggaagggttggaaaaaaaagctaaggaaactattatgtcaaattagtcttttaacttttttcctCCATTTCCTTTCCCTTTTGAGACTGTGATAAATTATAACGGTGtatttttttccaaatataaacgatcgtgtagcaaaatctaaacgattgtgttacCAAATCTAAGAatcgtatagccaaatctaaacgatcgtatatcaaattttaaataaaattggtttagatttagggtagtcaaatgtaaacgattgtgtaaccaaatctaaacgaatctaaacgatcgtgtaacccaattatttaaacgatcgtgtaacaaatagTCAAAAGCACATTGTTGAcgaggtatttttggtattttacatgttGGGCCTTTGGGCTTTTTATATTTTcggaattattctatacagtgtaaatactttgccacttttttatatttttgaaaagacgcctattttatttccaatatattattttatattatttccaatttattttttatattattttatataattttcaatatattattttatattatttccaatacattattttatattattttctatattttattttcaatattttatttccagtatattattttatttggtgGGGTTGTAAAATtgtaaaatttgtaaatattgcTTCTACGATAATATTAATgttgaaaagaaaacaagaaaaattgATTTGGATCTTTCTTATATGTAACAAGTAATACAAACAACATTTGATTATGTACccatttttatgaaatattgtaatataataaattatttgtttttaatttttataaaaaaaaactgatTGGCACATTAATTTGGTAGGACACATTTCAATTTATTAtactaaattaaatttcaataCAGTTGCAACTGTAAAGCGAATTTCGGATGAGCTTTGTTTGCTTGATTAAATTTTTGGGATGAGCATTATTTCCTTCACTAAATTTTTGGGATGAACATTATTTCTTTAGTTAAATTATTTTTAGTAAACTTGGATTTGGGATGGCCATATTATAGGTTCTgaatatataaacaaatttagTAATAATTGATTTATGTAATGACAAATTTGGcaataattaatttatgtaattctttaatttaaaaaaaatgaaatttttaaattttaattattatatatattttaaaaaaccttAATTATATTACAAATACTATTAATATAAAAAGATGACCATAACCACACGTCAATCTATTTATTATCCAACACTCGTACCATCTGTCAAGTAAACATGATGGTCTCTTAGTGACCATATAAATTGcctataaaagaaaatttgatttgGATCTTTCTTATATGTTGTAAGAAGTAATACAAACAACATTTGATTTTATAATGTACccatttttatgaaatattgcaaatatataaatttttgtttttaatttttataaaaaggaaaaaagaaaagattggcCCATTAATTTGGTAGAACACACTCCAATTTATTATACTATATTAAATTTCAACACAGTTGCAACTGTAAAGCGGATTTTGGATGAGCTTTATTTCCTTCATTACATTTTTGGGATTAacattatttcttttaattaaattattttagtaaacTTGGATTTGGGATGGCCATTCTGAATATATAAACAAACTTAATAATCATTGATTTATGTAATGACAAATTtggtaataattaatttttgtaacCACAAATTtggtaataattaatttttgtaaccacaaatttagtaataattaatttttgtaacCACATATTTAGTAATAAATGACTTTTGTGATTGCATTCCAAAAGTAATAATTAAAGAGTATGGTAGTTTAGAGAAGTGTGATAAAAGAAAGTGTgcatacaaaataaaataaaagatgaaTCTCTTACACCTAGAATGATTGTGCAAGACACCGAAGTTTTGCTAGCATATTGTTCAACACTCTGACACTTACAAAAAatgcaaaatgtatgaaaaagaTTTCATATATGTAATTAATAGATTTCTAATATTTTAAACCTAAAAACAACTTTCAGAAATTGTAATTTGTGTCTAAGATTCCAAAATTCAAAACTACTactaaaattgttttaaatattaaaaacagCTATTAAATCTCGAAATATATGAAAAAGTTTACGATTGGACATAACATCgtattgaaataataaaaaaaagttagagattcaaccaaaaaatataataatatggttattttagaattaaaataattaaataaagttgttaaattcctaaaacatatattagaaaGGTTGGTTGCTATACCTCTACACGTCAAAATTAATTACACAAATTAATTACATTTGAGACACTCTAATAAGAACGCAAGTATTGAAATAATTACAGTCATCAAATGTaggtattttggtattttacaaaATAACATGCACGTCACACGTGCATATTGCAAAAAATACTAAATGGTTTTaccattttttcaaaataacccCTAAAAACATTGTTATATCTCTTATtatcctttattttatttatttagattttagTCCGTAGccatttgaattttgtttttttttatataattaaaattaagggTGTTATGGCTTTAGGTTGAAAAGAGTTGAGTGAACTATAATAACTCTCTCAA
It includes:
- the LOC127149457 gene encoding uncharacterized protein LOC127149457, which produces MDAALEEEIKEHKDESESIKSDRHWKRPLKKAKVSSDDLDGRVSSALGVPDVPPLSPLNHHLEGLIEQLIRPLRKLVPRRLLPLNQPNSPYVHLLFSRRFVEAR